The genomic stretch ACGACACAGCTTTGCCGCGAAAAACGAAGTTATGCGAACGTGCGTGACCTTGCGAGATAAGTTTCGGTTTCGGCAAAAGTTTCGGCCGATTTTGGCCGAAACCGAAACTGCAGCCGAAACTTGATTTTTGGCCGAAACTCGGCCGAAACCGAAACCGAAACCGAAAGTTCGGTcggacattaaaaaaaataatcctttagagtttcaatttaaagaaacattgaaTCCCGACATCCCTTTTTATAAAGTgaatttgcataaaaataaacaaggacGACAGCCCTACTTGTACAATATTCGACAAGACCCTCTTTATACATCACGAAGACCAGTGACCAACGCAAAGAAGAAAGACATGCTTGATCTTTTGCCGTATATTCCACCAATTTACCACCATTACTATAAAAACCTTCCCGTGGATATGCCAACTCGTTCAAGCACACGAAATGCCGATGAGCGTTCATCCGACGACGAAATTACTTACGACTAATAGAAAAATGTCAGTATAATAGTGAAGTAAgtccaaaaaattaaatttaagtgcaattattaaattagttattgtattgttttctaaattactaaaattattataaactttactttgtaatgatcaattaaaaatagaaaaaactacctaaatacttttatttattttcctataCATTAATTTGCAAAAGGCTAATTATCTCAATACTAATGAATATGGAGATAATTCACTTTTACAATAAACGACACAATTATGTGTGTAATATCCTCCTTTTTTCTTGTTGctctaatattgtatattaatttatgagtggaaacttgattggcttgtgatttaatttgtatttgttaatattaagacttattgtactgtttgtttcccaaataaaataaaataaaataaaaaaatatgtaggtatgtacgTGTAGGTATTCAAATACACAGTTAGAAAGGTTCAGAAAAACATCtaaactgttatttattttttgtataaagcagttattttatttcttatctaCACTCAAGAAACGTACaggtttaataatttttaatctgttggcGAAATTTGCTTTAAGCgggaaaaataacattttcaattttatctttGACAAATTGACAAGGTTGTATTGTTTACTTAATATCTACTCACATTTTATTTCACTTGTCAATCGCTACGATTGCCTTATTTTCTAACTATTAAAGCAGAATATACGCAAAAGATATGCGTAACGTagaaataaaagcaaaagtcaatgatttcgatgaaatatgCAAAATAGCCGAAAGTCTAAGCGGGGGACCACCGACTATTATTCATCAAAATGATACCTTTTACAAAGTGAATACTGGTCGTTTGAAGTTGAGGGTATACGCAGACGAATCTGCAACTCTCGTGAGATACGATCGTGATGATGAACAAGGACCAAAGCTCTCGAATTACGATCTCTTAGAGTTCACCGTGAACGAAagggataaaattaaaacatttgacgatattatgaaaaaatgtttGGGTATACGCGGAAAAGTTATTAAAGAGCGGTAAGTGATCCTTGAATTTATTCTCGATTCacattttcaattcaattattcataataatagaaaattacAATGTGAATTGTGATAATAAAGCTAAGTAAACATTTTGTTCGCTTATCTATACAAGATACAGGGAAATCATTATTTacgaaattttatatatgaatagtgTTATGTCCAGTAAAGTAGTGTATTCTAacacttcatttatttttactcctGTCATAAGCACAACAACAATTATGGTACACACAGATTTCTGAGAATCTCCAATCTCTTCCAAACAAAACCTTGTCTTTTTGGCTTGAGTTACCGATGATGCTAGATTTAAACAGAAAGCCCCCTAATACTCCCAGTACTCTCaggtttttttttgcaacaaatACTATTAGgtgatcaacaacaacaacaacagcctgtaaattcccactgctggtctaaaggcctcctctccctttgaggagaaggtttggcacatattccactacgctgttccaatgcgggttggtggaatgcacatgtggcacaatttctatgaaatttgtcacatgcaggtttcctcacgatgttttccttcaccgctgagcatgagatgaattataaaaacagattaagcacatgaaacagcagtgcttaccactgggccatctcgactcttaagtGATGAGCAACagcaataaatttaaacttgatATTGTAGTGTGAAATTTTTGTTCTTCTTTACAGAAGATTATATATGGTAGACCAGACTCGCATACATATAGATAAAGTCGAAGATCTTGGTAACTTCATGGAGTTAGAGGTGGTTCTCCGTCCCGAACAGACGTTAGAAGATGGGCAAGCAATAGCCAAAGATTTACAAATGAAGCTCGGTGTTAAAGATGATGATTTAATTGATTGTGCGTATGTTGATTTACTGGATAAGAACTAatccttttttaataattaaacgataaaaaaaaaatgattttttgtttCTGTCAAAGTAAAGAATATGTTCAAGCTTATTATGATCTTTTTAATCTTCTTGCATGATCTTGCCTGGTAGAgaatttattgtaaagttatttaggaaaaataaaacatttttgtcaaacctatttgttataattattttttaaaaactgtaCTGCATTTAAGTGAAAGTAGTGACTATCTACtaaatgaaagtaataaataaacttatttttatgatttacaaacaatgatattctaataaacagatatgttatatccatactaaacaacagaaaaaagtgtgccgcgccggggaccgtttatttttacatttcgtttaaagtaaaatgtatagcttgataaaaacaataagtaaaagggataactagctagatgttttaattacgcaaaacgtattactacgaaAAACGacctaaaggcaaacgtcccaattaggacgttttctaatcttcactttttgcgcgtgaataacatatctgtttactacaacatcattgtttacaaataaatttttgcatatgataaattttaattaaatgagttATTATTGTCAaacttataatacttttattttatatgcttttaatttattttataaaaataaatattaatattattaggtcaaaattattattttagtttaagtgGAGAGCCaaatgcaatgatattctaataaacagatatgttatatccatactaaacaacagaaaaaagtgtgccgcgccggtgaccgtttattttagtttatttttacatttcgtaaaaagtaaaaaggatagcttgataaaaaaaataaataaaagggataactagatgttttcattacgcaaaacgtattactacgtaattatggtGTATTACAACGTATTAGTAACTAAAACAACTAATGGCAAACgttccaattaggacgttttctagtcttcactttttgcgcgttaataacatatctgtttactcaACATCATTGGCCAAATGGGTTACTTGATAGTACCTTGGctctgtacgaaatattaaccattctttatatcTCCAATTTGCCATTTACCTTATGAGTTTAAATGTTATGCATACAAGAGTTTGTATCCATAGTTACACTAATCAATTTATACTGGTTggatactaaaaatttatattttaggaggatttttttttcgatttaacATCACTGTACCGGTAGCAGGGCAACACTGAAACAGATTGTCAACGATATTTCGACAcactgttgttttatttaatgccatcgtttatttattataaacacaaataatttcattaaaaggtttaaaactattaattttatgcatacttatttaaatgttgaggGCGGCTGCCCGGAATTGGAGCAAAACGAGCTTCAATGCATTCATTTTTCTTAGTATATTCGGAATATGGCAGCGCTTACGATAATAATGGAAAGAAGGCCTAATACTTTGTATGGGGAGTGCCGATTCTGCTTGTTAAAAGGATATCATAGAGATATAATGAAGGAGTACTTCACGAACGGCACTCGTGAGGTGTACATCGACATTTTTATggaatgttttaatttgtatgtaagtaaatattttggtttgttattgttgttacttTCTcgattaataatgtatttcatAGATGTATAACCTCTTTGATGTTAGGCTGCATATCTCGAGGTCTTTGGTCAAATCCTGGGTCGGCAttagaatagaatatatttttagtagtgCCATGAAATAGTGAACCTATAACTGCACTCATCTATGCACCATAATGATGTTGATTGTATGTAGGCTTGACTGCCTTTATAGCAGTACTGAGACAGACTGTAATTTCAATTGCAAATTAAAGTGAATTTTAATTCTTCTATCTTTTTAAGTTCCAAtaccaattttaattgatacataaaaaaaatatcttattctaattttaaatttgtatttgctgtttattttattttattactgtcaATATTCAATATGAATTGTTTACAATTTCACTCTGTTTGGTTATTCTGTTTTGATACTGGCTAGTGACaaatgtattacattttaaatattaaaattctggTCTTGTGCAGATACAAaaaggaataattaaaaaaaacttgcccaaaacagattaattataaaatgttatatttctattaatatttttgttacaaaaatattcctgAAGGAGtaaaaattttagttatataagctaaagttatttttgttagttaattgttgaaagataactcttgatattaattagtaacattcttctttatttaaattaagcaaagaatatataaaggGATACAGTAATTCCtgccaatgttttctttttttttgtcatgttgcccacttcaaaaaCCGTAGCAACAACACTTAATTCTAACTTTTACGTTTTCAGttatcaacaaacaaacaattaagtACTCTGATA from Vanessa cardui chromosome 28, ilVanCard2.1, whole genome shotgun sequence encodes the following:
- the LOC124541551 gene encoding uncharacterized protein LOC124541551; the encoded protein is MRNVEIKAKVNDFDEICKIAESLSGGPPTIIHQNDTFYKVNTGRLKLRVYADESATLVRYDRDDEQGPKLSNYDLLEFTVNERDKIKTFDDIMKKCLGIRGKVIKERRLYMVDQTRIHIDKVEDLGNFMELEVVLRPEQTLEDGQAIAKDLQMKLGVKDDDLIDCAYVDLLDKN